One segment of Panicum virgatum strain AP13 chromosome 1K, P.virgatum_v5, whole genome shotgun sequence DNA contains the following:
- the LOC120649360 gene encoding uncharacterized protein LOC120649360, which translates to MAAATANAVNTVTGYLKSIEPLNGTNYPSWYKDVQVAIAVCEYDLALRQDKPAEPADPNGDRTAIEKWERSDRMANMIIKNTITPAICGAIPDKDQDGNELSAKAYLAKVEENFKSSSKTYASTLIMKMLTSQYDGQSGIREHIMSMCDMANKLKTLDMAISDGFLVHFIMTSLPAQYSPFKISYNTQKATWSMAELISYCVEEEERQKAERMKDAVNMVSERFGRVSMSNTPKHQAESGSSRQHKRKFKGHKSKAVSHKKTSNERLCKFCKSPKHEQKDCHGFKEWLKNKGIQFDPNYKRGGAKSKSG; encoded by the exons tgaacacTGTGACGGGCTACCTGAAGTCCATTGAGCCCCTGAATGGCACCAACTATCCAAGCTGGTATAAAGATGTTCAGGTGGCCATTGCTGTGTGCGAGTATGATCTCGCCTTACGTCAAGACAAGCCAGCAGAGCCCGCTGATCCCAATGGTGATCGTACTGCCATTGAGAAGTGGGAGAGATCAGACAGGATGGCCAACATGATCATTAAGAACACGATCACACCGGCCATTTGTGGTGCTATTCCTGATAAGGATCAGGATGGTAATGAGCTGAGCGCCAAGGCATATCTTGCCAAGGTGGAGGAGAACTTTAAGAGTTCTTCCAAGACTTATGCTAGCACCCTGATCATGAAAATGCTGACTTCACAGTATGATGGGCAAAGTGGAATCAGGGAGCACATTATGagcatgtgtgacatggcaaatAAGCTGAAGACACTGGATATGGCTATCTCTGATGGTTTTCTGGTGCACTTCATCATGACTTCTCTGCCAGCACAGTACAGTCCCTTCAAAATAAGCTACAACACTCAGAAGGCGACTTGGAGCATGGCTGAGCTCATTAGCTACtgtgttgaggaagaagaaaggcagaaagctgagaggatgaaggatgctgtcaacatggtcagcgagcgctttgggcgtgttagcatgagcaacactcctaagcatcaggctgaatctggcagcagcaggcagcataaGAGAAAGTTTAAGGGCCATAAGAGCAAGGCCGTGTCACATAAGAAGACCTCTAATGAGAGGCTGTGCAAGTTTTGCAAGTCACCTAAACATGAGCAGAAGGATTGCCATGGATTTAAGGAGTGGCTTAAGAACAAAG GTATTCAGTTCGATCCGAACTATAAGAGAGGGGGAGCGAAGTCTAAGAGTGGCTGA